TTGGTGGATTATCTCTTCATCAAATGTTAATACACTACCGACAAAGTTCATGTGATGAAATAGCTTCAGCCCATGATGTTACTCCACTTATATGATTTCGTGGATACCATAATTTTCCAGATTAAAGTTAGTCATAAAATCTCACAGGAAAAAATTCCAATTAATCCTCGAAATAATTTTGTGTTCCAGAGCCAGAACCAGCGAAAGGGATTGTTGGAGATAGGAGAGGAGGAAGAACTAACTCATTATGGACAGTCTTTGGCAGACATTGAGAAGTTTGAAGATCCCATTGATGACAGTGATCTAGAGGAGGATGGTCGCATTAGTGGTAAATAACTATACAGACTTCCCTTATAATTGCTaagtagaggaaaaaaatttactgctggggggggtgggagtgggggtgTGATATTTTAACAGTGCAAGTgactgtatataaaaaaaaaaagaacatttatgaTAATTAATCTTGTTAATTTGTGCTGATTGAACAGGAAAAATGGTAGCAGATGAACACTTTGGAGGATTTCTGACTCACAAATCTGAGACATCCGAAAAGAAGAGCTGGAAGGAAAGAATGGGAgaattaattttacaaacaaggaaagaaaaggtaTATTGCTCAAAAAATCTacattcttccatttctttttattcttgacCATGTCTGGTAAAGAGCTTGACATATATCGTGCATTTTTGAAGTCTTTTGACAATTTTGCTTTCAATGTAGCAGTTATCACAAAATGTGTGCTGTTGACAGTTTGATTCATTTTTATAGTATTTGGTTTGCTACTATAAGCATTCGTTACTGCACAGCACACCCAGTAAGGGAACTGCTAACTATTTCACAGGACTGACTCTGATGGCATGCCCTCACCATTGCTGCATCCCTTCAGGTCGATAACAGATACTGGTGGGCCAGCTTGTTTTTTGTCCAGCTGGTGGCAGTTAGAGAATGACGATGAGGAAGAAAAACAGTCTTCTTTAGCACATAGTGTTTGGTTCAAATGCACatggtaaaattatttttttaaatcccagaTGGAAAGGCAGACCGAGAAGGACAATGTTGCTCGGCAAACAGAAGAGTTGGACAAGGAATGGAAAGCTACTGTGCTCCCATCCAGGGTAAGCATATAAGCTTGTATGTCAATAAAtggaggtttgtttttttttggtaagatGCAGAAGTAAATTAATCTGTTGAACTAAGTTTTATGGGAATAGTTTCACAATTTAACTTGTAAGTCTTTGACCATGTGATATCACTTCTCTTAGTTACcctggattttctttttgtttctttttcagaaagaagataaaaaaattgttgatgaCTATGACATAGCTGTAAACATGCTACGATTTGAGACAAAAGGAAAGGTAAACACGCTATATATGCCGTCATCCATGTGcttattttaagaattttaaaaagtccaaGAGTGTTAATAGAATGTAATATTTGGAGGTGACTTGAAATCTTTCTATAGAGTTCACTTCCACGGCATTTTCATTGTGTAATGCACGTGGTAATGTGAACTGGTTGGTGTCACAAAACACAtgctgtttgtaaataaatgaatatagaagggaagaaactgttggccTTTTTTAGGGATTGTTTACTGTGAATTATTTCCCTTAAGGAgcttataaaaagaaaaaaaatgaaaagtctatcaggtattttgttatattgaAAAGTAGGCAATGAGTCATTTTGGTCAAAGGCCATGTTTGAGAGGATTGCTGGATTTGTACTTTAACTGAAAATGGTAACataatagtaagtaatatttgaactctaatgtatattctagtaaaatatttcattgtttgtgtgcatatatattgtgtgaataatttcttttttaatctctgCCTTGTTACCTACTTTCACAACAGGAGTTCTGTCCGTTCCatacagttaccatctttcatttgaagtTTGTACAAGAAAccaaaaactatatttctttcAAATCCTATCgcttaaatgttttaaaaaactgctgTCGGTGATGTTTGTCTTTACTGTAGGTTAATTGGTGTAAATGTTGGAATATCACTACAATTCTAAATGTCCACTTGCATTGCATATTGCCAGTAGGAATCAGATAGATATAGCatacatcaggggtgggcaacatacggcccgcgggccggatccggcccgcgacgggattttgactggcccgcagactgtttctggtcgtacatgataatgtggcccatgaacattaacaagacaaatctgcgTTCCAGTCTAACTGATattcacgtgcagtcgttactgaggatTTCTATGTCCGACATGCAGCCAGAGTTCACAGAGTTCCagcaacttgttgacaactttgatcgaccgcagctgtctcattgacttcagcagctattgaagtacattacgttaacatcattaaatactgttttcggtctctatgctttaaaattaaagtttgcgagtttacattaaacacgatttattccttgcatatgtagataaatacgcgattaaggtattgatccagtaatctggcccgccaaggacttcatttccccatatccggcccgccgaccggagaagttgcccacccctggcatACATGATGCTTTAATGCCTTTTCATATCATATGTttccaacatttgtttattctcattgataaagtattattttgtattaaaaagcAGGATTTTATCAACTGGTTGACTTTTTTAAGTGAAATGTGTACTTTTCAGTGGCTTTGATAtgcttctatttaaaaaaaaaaaaattacatttcacCAAAACGTTATATATTTCAGCCATCTGATAGATTGAAAACTGAAGAAGAATTGGCCAAAGAGGAAGCAGAACGTCTTCAAAGATTAGAGgtaataaaatgtcataaagcttaacagttttctttttctgaagcaGAACATATCCTGTGGCTGGGCATGATTAAGACATTTAGGAAGCATTGTCTTTAAACTGACTAATATGTTAATCTTTTATAACTAGATACTACGTGGTTAAGATACAGTTTTGTGAGATCAGTGATAAATATTGTATACACTTAAATAGTTTAGTGATAAGTGACTCTTTTCATAttcctgatttttttcagtgttctaTATGTTCTGTCAAACTTTTTATAATGCAGGCAGACAGAAAGCGACGCATGATGGGAGAGTCAGACATCAGCAGTGTGCATTCTACTCATGTTTCAGCAGACAGCCTTGAAGACAGGTACTGAAGCAGGAGTTTACGCTTCTTTGAAAGTTATTAAGGGGGTTAATTTGCTCTTATGCCCTTTTGTGTTGCATTTTACTAGGCTGTGTGCCAAAGCAGTATTTATAAACTGCGTTCAGAGTTTCCTTTTGTTGTCTGTATGATCCTTGATCTGAACTGTTAGACACTACATTCCATTGATTTGACTTACAAATGCCATCTGTATACATTATACATTCACACCTTATTTGAAATCTGCATGCAGAGAACAAATAAGGTTCTGAGCTGCCTCCAAGAAGTGAAAAGATTTGATAATGCAATTTTTAACAAGGCATATGCAGTGTTTGGGATTTCTTGACAGCACTGCAGGCTGAAGTCATTTGACTCTGTTACACAAAGACTGGGTTCTTTGTTTAACAATGCCATTGCTGGCAAAACTGTGGTTCATCAGAAAGGTGTTCCTACTCTTTTATGATCAAGCCTTCGTGGAAAACAAGTTTTcagcaaaaaaattattcagcaAAGAAACAGCAGCCAATAATCTTAACCAGACTGCAATTAAACCCCACAAAGTAGTTCTTTGACAACAGGGGCTTACAATTGTATTTAAAGTCCTTACTAGTTATGCTTGGCATTACAGTTTTTGTGAGCATCAAAAAAATTTTATAggtaaaattttatatatatatatattgtatgtttTTTAACAGCACTTTTGGCAATAAGCTGTCACTTCCCAGAAAAGTGCAGtatcaagaaaatgaagagaatgaTGGAagtgacaatgatgatgatgacaacaaagaagagaataaagatgaagatgatgacagtgatgataatgaagatgatgatgatgatgatgatgatgatgataatgatgacctTTCTTCtgatgaggaagatgaagaggaggaagcAGCACAGAAAGTGCTAGAGGcctttttaataaagaaagcagaaaaggaACAGGGAGCGATAAAATCTATTCTCAAGAAAAGGCCTGTGTCTGAGGTAATATAACTTATTTTGTATAAATGCAGAAAGTTGAGATATGTATTTTAGAAgttgttttgtgtgtctttgtgcattcatatttctttttagaCCTAAGGAAACATTTACATGTTGAGCCCTACAGTTCCTTTGttcacttttatttgtattaaaggTACTTATatgaaacattaaatgtttcttcaggaacagaaaaaagttgCAGAGGCTGCTAAAAAGGAGTTACCTTACACTTTTGAAGGTATGTCCTTAATGCGCTGCATTTATGATGCAGTACCCTAGACATAATAAACCACAATGTTTACCGCATCTTAGGTGGCTCTGCTATGAGACTTTTACCTTTGTATTCATACTTGTTTGACCAGGAAAGTAATTGAAGGCATAATTGTGAGCTTGATAAAAAGGATATCATCACTTAGAACTTTGTTTATAATTTAggctttattgttttaaaaatttaaaacactcAAAGACTGCTGTCATCTTAAAGTCAGTGATGCTCTTTAGAGCTACAACAACTTGATAATGACTGCATAAgttagtgtttgtgtattgcAGCTCCGGAGAATTATGAAGGTCTCCTATCATTATTGGCTGATTTGTCAATTGATCAGCAGCTGCTAGTGATAGAACGGTTGTATGCCTGTCATCATCCTAGTCTGGCAGAAGGCAACAAGCAGAAGTTAGAGGTGAGAATAAGACAGAAAATTTTGTCATATGGAGAATtgaggaaagggagagaataattttatatgttgatttaaaaaataaaattggatgGTTAGATTGGTAGGACAAATGtacatcacacatttattttgaatgtttgaatgttttagCAACTCTTTTCACAACTCCTGCAATATCTAATGGACAGCATGGCTCAGGAAGATCCTGTTCAGCTATTTGATAGCATGACAGCAACATTATACAAACTGATGAAGCATAATCCAGATTCTGGTGCAAGTGCAGTTCTTCAGCTGCTGCTGAATAGGCATGAAGAGTTTCAGCAAATCTGTCAGCGCCGAAGTGGCCGAGGCAAATACATGGGACTGGATACAGTATGTTGCAGGCTTGGgcacctttttttaattttaggctTATGAGTTTTGCTTAAAATCAGATTATCCGACAATGAACTACAATGATTTTCCCCTTATCTGTTTGTATTTGATTGCTTTAAATGTAGAAGAATAAAAGGCAACTGAAGGTTTATATTTTCTGACtccagatgctgctgctgaagctgATTCATGTGTTGTTTCCTACATCAGACTTTCGGCATCCAGTGGTGACACCTGCCTTCTATTTCATTACTAGCATGCTTGGTCAAGTATGATATTCTTTGCTAATTATCCTGCTCATCAAGGTTTTGATAGTAAGAATAGATAAatggtatattttaaaaagaaatctgtaatcttagtgaattattttcttgttcttcaatgaaatgagaaagataTTACCAATATGTAGCAAATTACATTTTAGTATTAACATTAtacactttaataataatacagtgacatttatgaaaaacttttgaaaaacgTGTTGTTGGTAAAGCTTTTTTGGCTCACTTCATGAAATTACCATTGACTGAATAATAGTTATCTTATGGATGGCCTTTGAGATTCTGATAGTTAAAAGTGTAACAACAAGTGGGACTGTTGGTTCAGTTGGACTAACCAGCTGTTTGGGGTTATGTTCTTAGAGTCCTGTTCAGAATGAAGGAGACGTGGCTGCAGGACTTTTTCTTTGCGTGCTAAGTCTAGAGGTAAGGCAGATTTGTTTTTGCCAGAAAAGCTGATAATAAAACAGACTGTTTAATAAGGCTAttgcttgttctttttattccttcattttcatttagttttagtttgtaaataatgagAATGCTTTTCTTTGTATGAATTTTGTGCCAGTGGTGCAGTTATATGACTTTccaaaaaaagtataaattatttgttggATGTTGAcctcattctttttttaatgaacatcTATTAAATGACTGTCATGCACATTGCAGCTAGCTGTTAGGAGTAAGAGAATGATGATGAAAGTTTAGCATGACTAAATTCTTTTCTCCATGGAAAAGCATATTTTAATGCATTGTGAAGTAACTTCTGTAAACCCTCTTACCAGTAAAGCACAGTGTAAAACCTTTCTGATGCCTCTTATTCTGTGGTAATGTGCATTGCATTGAATCACTGATAAGACTTGACTTACAGTATGTGGCAGAGTCCTCGCGGTTTATTCCAGAAGCCATCAATTTCTTGCATGGACTTCTTTTCATGGCAGCAGAGAAAGATCCAAACAAAGGTAACATGAATATTTTTAGCATTACTTCAACAGTAATCtacttttgtttatatgtttccttccctgtaaagggcgagggctaaatggaaaaaagcccagttgcttattttacccctcgtaaataaagaattgtcattgtcattatatAAGATTTGCAGTTAGAAAGAGAATGACATGATTGAAATTTCTGGTCaagtaatataattttttaatcaacCCACCAGCTTGAGAGTGTCATAAACTGTATACAATATAGTTTTAAGCcagctgttttcttttgtttcagtaGAGAAAGTATTTCCTCCTTTTAAGCCTGTTGGCCCTAATGTTGATCTTCTGAAGATAGACCAGGACTTTCAGTGAGGATGCAGTTTTgttcctatttatttattttttttaactaagtCAAGCATTCAAATCCTATCAAGAATGCATTAATATATGgtccatttgtttttgtttcacaatgacaatgattttACCTCCTCCAACGTCTTTTTAAGGAAAAATGAATGAGCATCTATAATGTGGATCAAATGCTAGGAAAAAGACTTTGCACTTGTTCTGATGAGAAAAAATTAGCTTTTCCATCTTCTCAGATAGATACAGTGTGTgatgaaattttaatttattttagaggTGATATTCCTGCCCTAAGTATTTCAAGAACACTTGGTGCAGGTGTACAGAAACAAACTTTGGACACAGATGATTTCAGGTATGAAGTATTTTGTAGCAGCCATCAAGATAGTGTCATAGATATGCTTGATTTTATGTCTTTCAAGAATTTACCTGTTAAATTTCTTATATGTAAGATTaggaaatgaaataatttgGTAGAATGCTATGATGGTTTTAACAGATCAAATCAAAAGTATCAAAAATAATTGGCATTTACCCTTTTAATCTAAAGTTTAGCAAATTTGAGctttttttaacaggtttttTCTAGGTTGTGGATTTTGCTTGGTGATTTTGTTCATGTTGAAGAGTGTTAGCTTTTTTAGCCTGGTTATGATAGTAGTATTTGTGATGTTTTAATGCAGAATTACACCTGTCAAATTTTCCCTTGGTCTTGCCTATGCTTTGCATATTATGCAGCTTTACACTgtcatttatctttaaaataccTACTTTTTTTGTAAGAGTGTCTGCCATCAGCACCACTGTACGGCTACTACAGGAATTCTCCCACCTGTATCACAAATTGCCAGCTGCTGTCCAGGTGTTTGCACCAATCAGAATCATGCTTAACAAATTACCCATCAAGAAATATCCCACTGCATTACAGgtagttttattattatctgttaaATGTGTATTATCATCTAGAAAATAGCTTTGACATCATTGTGTATTTGAAGCATTTTAGAAGGCTGGAAAATCAATAAACATGAGTGGCAGAATTAAGGTGattacaagagagagaaaatggaccAGAAATAGGGACAATGGTGATCACTGGAGATAActactaaaaacaacaacacagatcATTGTAAATTTCCAACGAACAGGAATTGGAACATATCACCCCAAGTCTTATGATTTATgtgaagaaaaactgaaatcatTAAGTAGTATGAGTAGGCTTAACACAAGGGTTTCCTATGAGTGAACAgttgataacaaaataatttaatgaggAAAATAGAACAAGTGAGAGCCTAAAGTGAGCATGCATTGTAGAACATCTGAAGGACTTGGTGGTGTtgtgtttacttattttgttgttattgtttcctCCTTTTAAGGAAAGCATTAAAAAGCTTTCTTCAACTTTGGAAAAGGATTCCCACATGAAAGTCTTGCCACTCACTATGGAAAAGAAGAAGCCACAGCCTCTGAGACAATTTGAGCCTAGAGTAGAGGAGGTGTACGTATTTCTTAACCAACATTTCTTGGCTAATTATTAGATGACCTGTGGAGTTATGGGGTTACAACTGATCTTTAACCAAACCAATTACAGTCCCTGGTCAAGGGAGCTAGCAGTCCCAGCTGCAAGGGGCTTTATTGTACCCAGGTGCTTTTGCCCTCAACCACTATGTAAAACTCTGTGAAAAATGCGCAGAGGTATTTCTGTCAACTGGCCATGCAGACTAAGGGAAGGACATTCACAGTAGGTAATCTAGTATTCTTTTTCATCTCATCCTATCACATGGACCAAACatagactgtgtgtgtgaatggtgttTATTCGGATGCTTCTGTCCTGAGATATGGTGTTCCTTGGGGATCTGTATTGGGGCAAATACCTCCCCTCTGATGTTATGTCATGCCATGTCATGTCAGAGTTAtactgatgatacacagctttatCAGTCAGCTTTACTTGCTGAATTCTCTGGACCATCGACACAGACACAGGAATGCTTAGCTGACATAATGTCcaaaacagactgcaactgaATGACGACAAAACTGAACTGctacttgtccaaagaaatttctgtcaTCCTTATCTCCCTCAGTCTGTCTACAAGCAACTCAGCTATTCCTTTCTCTACCTCTGTCCACAGTTTGGGTGTCATTCTTGATCAGAGTTTGACTTCAAAGTATAcagaataatgctgctcgcatcatctgcagaccatctaaaTATGAACATAAACGATTTATATCATTTGGTCTcgtcactggctgccagtcgtagaccatatagcctacaaactttccactttgattTACTCTGCCTTTTCCAGTACTGGTCCTCGATACCTCTCCGAACTGGCCCCTATCTGTACACCTACATAATATCTTTGCTCATTTTCTGACACTAAGCTTCTGCGaatcccactaagacaaagacatatggacagaggtctttctccaagtcccatcaacttggaacagattatcCATCAGctgaaactgatttttttaccacctttaagtccacttaagatgcatcttttcatcttctgaatgacgacttcactgtgaccctctCCTGGCCATGAGTGTGCATAAAGCTTGTCTGTAAATTACTTGTGTATGAGTGAATGTAGAATTGCATAATGTCTATTATGTTCAAATATGGGTTGTTGACGATTTAGtgtatatatgatttatgtaaagctctctgagcaaatttttggaaaggCACTATACAGACccttattatgattattttatttcatctaGGTGCAGTGTAGGtgcatatctgccacctacccactattgaatcctttaaacgtgcactgaaaatgtaCCTTTGTAAACCTTACGCTctacctttcccataatgctagtcctttttcacacccttccttttgcaatatcatattactctcagttcttgttcttgttatttggttcctctttgtgttttctgtatttgattttattctttgtgagtactgttgtttatttttgttatagatcatatgtttttttgtttgttttcctgttcctcgtatgctatccatgtttcattcttgttcttaagtgctaagagcatactccttaggagtgtatgtgctttacaaattttgcattattactGTATTAGAGCCCCTGAAGGCCACTAACCATACTGACCAGTAGCAGTAACGTGTTTGGTTAATGAAAAGTTCTAGTCTGTAATAGATTAGTGGTAAGTgttgaaaaaagagaatttacaagAAAACCTTAATGTTTGTCATGATAGAAGATCAAAATAACTGAAACAGGGTTGCCCGTTTTATTTGCTGGTTGAAAGAAATCatcatagttttgtttttatagactGTTGTGATTTGACATTTGCTTATAAAGCATCTTTTCTTTAACTGCGTTTCTAACTGCAGCTGACAGACGAAACAGAAATACTGGAATTTTCCTCAACATTCCCTTTTACATGGTTTTAGATTTGGTGATCTTTTGCCACTCAGCACTGAATAAAGATTCTTTTCGAAATACAGTGTAGATTTTGTAAGATCCTTACTCcaatttcttttcagttttatgttATAGAACTAGATATTGACAGATATTTTTAT
This sequence is a window from Pomacea canaliculata isolate SZHN2017 linkage group LG5, ASM307304v1, whole genome shotgun sequence. Protein-coding genes within it:
- the LOC112564605 gene encoding nucleolar protein 14-like isoform X1, producing MGKKKNNADKVRNRTSASKEKKLNPFEFKINRQKHFVVGRNNHNTGQVGKPGQSRSKANKRRMQTLLVELKQSGKANVFRDQRLGEKNPSLSAEEKAIQRFALERKSQNQRKGLLEIGEEEELTHYGQSLADIEKFEDPIDDSDLEEDGRISGKMVADEHFGGFLTHKSETSEKKSWKERMGELILQTRKEKMERQTEKDNVARQTEELDKEWKATVLPSRKEDKKIVDDYDIAVNMLRFETKGKPSDRLKTEEELAKEEAERLQRLEADRKRRMMGESDISSVHSTHVSADSLEDSTFGNKLSLPRKVQYQENEENDGSDNDDDDNKEENKDEDDDSDDNEDDDDDDDDDDNDDLSSDEEDEEEEAAQKVLEAFLIKKAEKEQGAIKSILKKRPVSEEQKKVAEAAKKELPYTFEAPENYEGLLSLLADLSIDQQLLVIERLYACHHPSLAEGNKQKLEQLFSQLLQYLMDSMAQEDPVQLFDSMTATLYKLMKHNPDSGASAVLQLLLNRHEEFQQICQRRSGRGKYMGLDTMLLLKLIHVLFPTSDFRHPVVTPAFYFITSMLGQSPVQNEGDVAAGLFLCVLSLEYVAESSRFIPEAINFLHGLLFMAAEKDPNKVEKVFPPFKPVGPNVDLLKIDQDFQGDIPALSISRTLGAGVQKQTLDTDDFRVSAISTTVRLLQEFSHLYHKLPAAVQVFAPIRIMLNKLPIKKYPTALQESIKKLSSTLEKDSHMKVLPLTMEKKKPQPLRQFEPRVEEVFDGKKKRKGNREFQEKQRLQHKLKREYKGALREIRKDSRFLAKQQLKETLELDSERKRKLNRLYADLALQEGDFKALKRQKNKS
- the LOC112564605 gene encoding nucleolar protein 14-like isoform X2; translated protein: MGKKKNNADKVRNRTSASKEKKLNPFEFKINRQKHFVVGRNNHNTGQVGKPGQSRSKANKRRMQTLLVELKQSGKANVFRDQRLGEKNPSLSAEEKAIQRFALERKSQNQRKGLLEIGEEEELTHYGQSLADIEKFEDPIDDSDLEEDGRISGKMVADEHFGGFLTHKSETSEKKSWKERMGELILQTRKEKMERQTEKDNVARQTEELDKEWKATVLPSRKEDKKIVDDYDIAVNMLRFETKGKPSDRLKTEEELAKEEAERLQRLEADRKRRMMGESDISSVHSTHVSADSLEDSTFGNKLSLPRKVQYQENEENDGSDNDDDDNKEENKDEDDDSDDNEDDDDDDDDDDNDDLSSDEEDEEEEAAQKVLEAFLIKKAEKEQGAIKSILKKRPVSEEQKKVAEAAKKELPYTFEAPENYEGLLSLLADLSIDQQLLVIERLYACHHPSLAEGNKQKLEQLFSQLLQYLMDSMAQEDPVQLFDSMTATLYKLMKHNPDSGASAVLQLLLNRHEEFQQICQRRSGRGKYMGLDTMLLLKLIHVLFPTSDFRHPVVTPAFYFITSMLGQSPVQNEGDVAAGLFLCVLSLEYVAESSRFIPEAINFLHGLLFMAAEKDPNKEKVFPPFKPVGPNVDLLKIDQDFQGDIPALSISRTLGAGVQKQTLDTDDFRVSAISTTVRLLQEFSHLYHKLPAAVQVFAPIRIMLNKLPIKKYPTALQESIKKLSSTLEKDSHMKVLPLTMEKKKPQPLRQFEPRVEEVFDGKKKRKGNREFQEKQRLQHKLKREYKGALREIRKDSRFLAKQQLKETLELDSERKRKLNRLYADLALQEGDFKALKRQKNKS